Genomic window (Akkermansiaceae bacterium):
GCGGAGAGCCAGCTTGCGGACCGACTTCGGCACGTCCTTCGAGTAATCACGCGGGCGTGGGCCGAAGACAACGCCACCACCGACGAAGATCGGAGCGCGCTTGTCACCGTGACGGGCGTTACCGGTGCCCTTCTGCTTGTAGATTTTCTTGTTGTTGCCGGAAACTTCGCCACGGGTCTTGGTGTTGGCGGAGCCGGTGCGGCGGTTGGCACGATAGGCGGTCACGAGATCGTGGACGGCCTGGCGTCCGCGCTCTGCTCCGACGAGGACCACATTGGCGGCCTGGGCGTCTGCTTCGGTAAAGGTCTTGGCTGACATGACTTGAAAGGCTGGTGAGAATTACAGGGGAATGTCCGGATCAAGCGGACTTCTTCTTGGCGGGGCGGATGGTGAGGTAGCCGCCCTTCGCGCCCGGAACAGCTCCGGAGACGAGGATGACGCCATCTTCCTTGCGGACGGCGACGACTTTGAGGTTCTGCACCGTGCGTGGCACGTTGCCCATGTGGCCGGGCATCTTCTGGTTTTTCCAGACGCGGCCCGGAGTGGAGCGGCAACCGATGGCGCCGGTCCGGCGGTGCATCATGGAGCCGTGGGTCATGCGGAGACCACCGAATCCGTGGCGGCGCACCGCGCCCTGGAAACCACGGCCCTTGGTGGTGCCGATGACGTCGACCCACTGGCCTTCGCTGAAGGTGTCGAGACCCGGAAGTTCGGCCGGCAGCTCAGCGCCGCTTTCGAAACGGAACTCCTGGACGAAGCGCTTCGGTGCGGAACCGGCTTTCTTGAAGCGGCCGAGATCCGGCTTGGAAACACGCTGCTCCTTCTGGTCGTCGAA
Coding sequences:
- the rplD gene encoding 50S ribosomal protein L4, with translation MSAKTFTEADAQAANVVLVGAERGRQAVHDLVTAYRANRRTGSANTKTRGEVSGNNKKIYKQKGTGNARHGDKRAPIFVGGGVVFGPRPRDYSKDVPKSVRKLALRRVLGDAVRAGKVSTVESFSIGGKTKDFVAAVEAITPAEKVLIVGNFDDQTFLAARNVGWTQLVSASDLNVEQLLLARSIILVGDAVSTLAFRTA
- the rplC gene encoding 50S ribosomal protein L3 → MSLGLLGKKLGMTRLFDSSTQAMIPVTVIDVAGNTLLQSKTVESDGYTAVQVGFDDQKEQRVSKPDLGRFKKAGSAPKRFVQEFRFESGAELPAELPGLDTFSEGQWVDVIGTTKGRGFQGAVRRHGFGGLRMTHGSMMHRRTGAIGCRSTPGRVWKNQKMPGHMGNVPRTVQNLKVVAVRKEDGVILVSGAVPGAKGGYLTIRPAKKKSA